Genomic segment of Prochlorococcus marinus CUG1417:
TCTCTATAGTACTAAGAACATGACTTACCACAATAGATGATCCGTTTGCTGTATTGTTTGTCTTATTAATTAAATCTTCAATTCTTGATGAGGCAATTGGATCAAGACCTGCAGTTGGTTCATCAAAAAGTAATAGAGGTTTACTATCTGAATTAAGAGTTTGATCAGTAATTAAAGCTCTAGCAAAACTTACTCTTTTTTGCATGCCTCCACTTAATTCATTTGGTAGTTTGTTCTCAACATTGAATAATCCTACCTGAGCTAAACATTCACTTACAATTTCATGGATAAGTTTTTTAGATAGTTTTTTATTCCTTTTAAGGAGAAAACCTACATTTTCTTCAATTGTTAAAGATCCTAATAATGCTGGGTTCTGAAAAACGAGTCTTACATCAGGAGGATTATTTTGGTCTAGTCTCAAATATGTTTGTTTTTGACCGAATATTTTTAATTCTCCTTTAGTAGGTAAAATCAGACCTGCCAATATTTTTAATATAGTTGATTTTCCTGAACCTGAGGGGCCAACTATAGCTAATTTCTCTCCTTGATTTAGTTCAAAATTAAGATTATTAAGCACATTAACTTTCCCCCAGCTTATTGAGAGGTCTTTTGTTTCAACAGCGTGCTTTGTTTTTTTCAAAACCTAGATAAAGAAAAATTCTTCTTCATCTATAATATTGCCTATTTTTAGAAATAAAAAAAGGATGTATGAATTTGATTTATAATCAATTTAAATAATTTTTAATTTGAAGATAATAATTAAAGAGGTTTTTAATGAATAAGCGCAAAAAAAGAGTTAGAAGATTGTACAAATACCATAAAAAGTATAACTTTCATCTATTGAATAAAATTTCAAGAATTTTGAGTTGGCTTTTGCCAGGACTGGTAATAAAAAGATGGATGCTTACATCTGCAATAGGATTTCTAACTTTATTATTGGGTCTGTCAATTTGGACAAATTTAAGCCCCCTTTATTGGTTTACTGAAATATTTTTTGGTTTATTGTCAGGCTTAACTAAAATCTTACCTGTTACAATATTGGGTCCATTAATTTCTGTCATTGGGATTATATTAATATGGATTGGACAAAATAGAAGTATTAATTCTATTCAAAAAGCGCTTGTCCCTGAAAAAAATACATTTTTAGTTGATGCATTAAGAGTTAAAAGTAAATTAAATAGAGGACCTAATATTGTTGCGATTGGCGGAGGTACAGGTTTATCTACTTTGTTAAAAGGATTAAAAAATTACAGCAGCAATATAACAGCAATTGTAACTGTATCCGATGATGGTGGAAGTAGTGGAATTCTTAGAAAACAATTAGGTGTGCAACCTCCAGGAGATATTAGAAATTGTTTGGCAGCCTTATCAAATGAAGAACCTATTTTAACTAGATTATTTCAGTACAGATTTTCAGAGGGAAGTGGTCTCGAGGGACATAGTTTTGGAAATCTATTTTTATCAGCTTTAACAACAATCACAGGCAGTTTAGAAAAAGCAGTTCAAGCCTCTAGTAAGGTTTTGGCTGTACAAGGTCAAGTTTTGCCTGCAACTAATATTGATGTTATGTTATGGGCCGAATTAGAGGATGGTGAAAAAATTTTTGGTGAAAGTAACATCAGCAAATCTAAAAAATTAATTTCAAGGATTGGTTATCTACCAGAAAATCCTGCAGCTCTCCCAAGTGCTCTTGAATCAATAAAAGATGCTGATTTGATTGTTCTTGGTCCAGGAAGTCTTTATACTTCTTTGTTACCTAACCTATTAGTGCCAGAGATAGTAGATGCTTTATTGCAAAGTAATGCTCCTAAAATTTACATAAGTAATTTAATGACTCAACCAGGAGAAACAGATGGACTTGATGTTTATCAACATATCAAATCAATAGAAAAACAACTTTCAAATTTTGGAGTTAATACTCGAATTTTTAGCGGAATCTTATCGCAAATCCAATTTGAAAGTTCTCCATTAATAGATTATTACGAAAGTAGAGGGGCGGAACCTGTTGAATGTAATAAAGAAAAATTATTATCTGAGGGTTATTATGTTTTGCAGGCACCCTTATATTCAAAAAGGATAACTCCAACCCTTAGGCATGATCCAAGGAGACTAGCAAGAGCAGTTATGTTTATGTATCGTAAACTAAAGAAATTAAATTAATAAGCATCTTGAAGTTCATAAAAGTCTGGCTGAATATAGTCTTTTCGCAATGGCCAACCTCTCCAATCTTCAGGCATTAAAAGTCTTTTGGGATTTGGATGGTCAACAAAATTTATTCCAAACATGTCATATGTTTCTCTTTCTTGCCAATCACTACCTTTAAAAATTTTATACAAACTAGGGATTGATAAATTCGAATCTCTTTTTAAAAAGACTTTTAATCTAACTTCTTTAATCTTTCCAATTTTTTGCAAGTCATCAACAGTTATAAAATGATAGAAACTTACAAGATTTTTCCCAGGCCCCTCATCATAGCCACCTTGACATTGGAGATAGTTGAAACCGTAATTTTTTAAGGCAGATACTGCTTCATATAATTTGCTTGGTTCCACAGAAATGTTTTCTATACCTAAGTGATCATTTGCTAAAGATTGATTTGGAATTCCATCCTTTGATAAATTTTGACTAACAAATCCACTTGCTTCTAAGGATAAATCAGCAGATTGGGCTATATCGTCTTTTTCCATTAATCTTCTTTAGTATCAAAAATTTCAGTTTTGGTATTTTCGGGAAATTCAGTTACTTTTTCTTTTTTGGAAGGGGGTATTACGTTGGCTGAAGTTTTGTTTAGATATTCACCTGTATTTTCTGAGAAAACGAGATTCATTTCGTGATCAGATGTTATGTATCTGTGAGTTTGTTCTGTTTTTGTGCGCTCTAATATTGATTCATTACCAACTTTTTTTCTTAATTTAATTACAGCATCAAAAATTGCTTCTGGTCTTGGTGGGCATCCTGGGAGGTATAAATCAACTGGTATCAATTTATCAACGCCTCTAACTGCAGTTGTAGAATCTGCACTGAACATTCCCCCTGTAATTGTGCAAGCACCCATAGCGATAACATACTTTGGTTCAGGCATCTGCTCATAAAGTCTTACAAGCGCGGGTGCCATCTTCATCGTTACTGTTCCTGCAACTATTAGTAAATCTGCTTGCCGTGGTGAGCTTCTAGGAACTAATCCAAATCTATCAAAATCAAATCTTGATCCAATTAAGGCAGCAAATTCTATAAAACAACAAGCTGTCCCATAAAGGAGGGGCCATAGACTACTTAACCTGGCCCAATTATGAAGATCGTCTAAACTTGTCAATATAATATTTTCGCTTAAATCTGTAGTAACTTGGGGCGCACCAAGAGGATTACAAGTTCCTTCTCGGATTTCTCTTATTGCTTTTGGGGATAATTGTGGATTCAATGTTTTAACTCCATTCTAAAGCACCTTTTCTCCATGCGTACGCAAGGGCAATAACAAGTATTGCAATGAAGATTAAAGCCTCAATAAAAGCTAATAATCCTAATCTATTGAAGGCAACAGCCCAAGGATAAAGGAATACTGTTTCAACATCAAATATAACGAAAACCAAGGCAAACATGTAATAACGAATATTAAATTGAATCCATGCTCCTCCAATAGGCTCCATTCCAGATTCATATGTAAGTTTTCTTTCCCCTGTTCTGCCTTTTGGGGCAACGATGAGATTAGTAACAAGAGCTAATACTGGAACAGCTGCAGCAATTAGAAGGAAACCTAAAAAGTATTCATAGCCAGTTAATAAAAACATCTTGAAAAATTAATTTTGAATAAAAGTCGCTTAATTAGGCAAAATCTTTTAAAGTTCTTAAAGAATAATAATAAACCGTGAGTGAAAACATTCAACCAGCCTCTGAGGAAAACAAAATAGTTGAAGATTTTGAGAAAGAGAAACTTTCTGAAAATCCCTCAGGAGTAAATGTTGAACAACCTACCTTTAATCTAGAACAAAATAGATTCGAATGTAGAAGTTGTGGATATATTTATGATCCGTCTGAAGGAAATAAAAAATTAAACATACCTAAAAATACTCCTTTTTCAGAGTTGGATGGGAATACCTTCGCTTGTCCTGTTTGTCGAGCCGGTAAAAATTTTTATAAAGATATAGGTCCTAAATCTAAACCTAGTGGTTTTGAAGAAAATTTAGTTTATGGGTTTGGGTTTAATAGTTTGCCTCCTGGACAAAAAAATATATTGATTTTTGGAGGTCTGGCGTTTGCGGCTGCTATGTTCCTTTCTTTGTACTCTTTGCATTAATATATACAAATGAAAAAATTTATTACCAGTATCCCTAATCTTCTTTTATCAGTTCTTCTTTGTTTTGTATTGAGCAGTTGTTCATCTACAGGAGTAAAGTTGAGTGATAGCAGCCCTTGGAAAACTATTCAGTTTGAGGACCAAGCTAATGCGCTAGATGTTGATTTTATAGATGAAAAAAATGGATTTTTAGTAGGTTCTAATAGACTTATTATGGAATCTAATGATGGTGGAGAAACTTGGGAAAAAAGAAATTTAGATTTACCAAGTGAAGAGAACTTTCGTCTCCTAGATATTGATTTTAAAGGTGAAGAGGGATGGTTAATTGGTCAGCCCTCATTAGTTATGCACACACTTGATGCGGGAAAGAATTGGACACGTTTATCTCTAGGTAACAAATTACCTGGCCAACCATTTCTAATAACAACTGTCGATGCTGGTGTTGCAGAATTGGCTACCACTGCAGGGGCTATTTATGAAACATCAGATAGTGGTGAATCATGGAATGCAAAAGTTGTAGATGCATCTGGTTCTGGAGGTGTAAGAGATTTAAGAAGAACTAATAAAGGAGATTATGTCAGTGTAAGTAGTTTAGGTAATTTCTTTTCTACTTTGGAAAAGGATAGTAATGCATGGATAGCTCATCAAAGAGCTAGTAGCAAAAGAGTTCAAAGTATTGGTTTTAATCCAGAAGGAAGTTTATGGATGCTTTCTAGAGGAGCAGAAATTAGATTTAATGAAGATACTAATGACCTAGAAAATTGGTCAAAACCTATTATACCAATTCTTAATGGATACAATTACCTAGACATGGGATGGGATCCAAATGGTGATATATGGGCTGGCGGGGGTAATGGAACTTTAATAGTAAGCAAAGACCAAGGTAAAACTTGGAATAGAGATCCTATTGCTTCTGAATTGCCAACAAACTACATTAAAATAGTTTTTCTTGATAAGGAGGCTTTAGACAAACAAAAAGGATTTGTACTTGGCGAGCGTGGTTATATCCTTAAATGGAATAGCTAACTTTGAATAACTTGAGTTAATAGTAAAAAAAAAATTAATTTTTGAAAGATTTAGCAACTGTCTGTAACCAACCTGTTAATTTCTTCGCGAACTTATGATTTTACACTGTAAGATCATAGGGTAAACATTTGTGATTATGGCCGCAGGTTCAACGGGTGAACGCCCATTCTTTGAAATAATCACCAGTATTAGGTACTGGATTATTCATGCAGTAACATTACCAGCTATCTTTATAGCAGGCTTCTTATTTGTATATACAGGCTTAGCATACGATGCTTTCGGAACTCCTCGTCCAGATAGTTATTTCCAATCATCTGAATCTAAAGCACCTGTTGTAACACAAAGATATGAAGCTAAATCTCAACTAGATTTAAGAACAAAATAAAAATGACTAATTCTCAAGCTCCAATGCAGGCTGCAGAAGTCCGCGTTTATCCTATATTTACTGTCCGTTGGCTAGCAGTTCACGCTCTAGCTATTCCATCAGTATTCTTTTTAGGTTCAATTGCTGCTATGCAATTCGTAGCCCGATAAATTTAACTATCATGCAAGTAAACGAAAATCCTAACAAAGTTCCAGTTGAACTTAATCGTACAAGCCTTTATTTAGGCTTATTATCAGTCTTTGTATTGGGAATTTTATTTTCCAGCTACTTTTTCAATTAAATTAAAATCATGAGTAAATTAAAAGGACCTGATGGAAGAATTCCAGATAGACTTCCCGACGGTAGACCAGCAGTTGCATGGGAAAGAAGATGGACTGAAGGAACCCTTCCTCTATGGCTTGTTGCTACAGCAGGTGGAATTGCAGTTATCTTCGTTTTAGGTATATTTTTCTATGGTTCATACCAAGGGGTTGGAGCTGGAGGCTAACAAACTCTTACGTTGACCTGATGATCACTTATATCAAAAAATCCTAATAAGAATCAGTAAATATCCTTAGTTTCTCTTTTGTAGAGCTAGGGATATTTTCTTTTTGGGTTATTAATCCATCTTTTAATGAAAAATGAGATTTACTTTTTGGTCTTTCTTTTTCAATTAATTTAGCTACTTCAAATATTATTTTATTAGCCACTTCAGTATTTGATCTAAGATTATCCAAAACCATCTCTACAGAAACTTCTTGATGAGTTTGATGCCAGCAATCATAATCAGTAACCATAGATAATGAGGAGTAAGCTATTTCAGCTTCTTTAGCTAATCTTGCTTCTGTGTGGTTCGTCATTCCAATTATTGAACATCCCCAACTTCTATATAAATTAGATTCTGCTCTAGTTGAGAAAGCGGGGCCTTCCATTGCTAAATAGGTACCCCCTCTATGTAATTGTCTACCGCCAGGAATATTTTTTTCTCCGATTTCACTTAATATACGTGATAAATTTGTGCAGAAGGGATCTCCCATAGTTACGTGAGCAACAGCTCCCTCGTTAAAAAAGGTTGCGGGTCTATTTTTTGTCCGGTCTATAAATTGATCTGGGACCACTATATCAAGTGGCCTTATCTGTTCTTGTAATGAACCAACTGCTGATGGAGCAATAATCCATCTTACTCCTATCGATCTTAGTGCCCAAATATTAGCTTTGTAAGGAATTTCAGAAGGATTTAAACTATGTGTTCTGCCATGTCTAGGAATAAATGCTATCTCTAGGTTTCCAAGATTATATACTTTTATTGAATCAGAAGGTTTACCATAGGGAGTATTGATTTCTAATTCTCTTAAGTACTCCATTTGATCCATTGAATAAAATCCACTTCCACCAATCACCCCTAATCTTGATTTTTCAATTGGTAATAAATGTTCTTTATTCATAGTGATGTAAATGACTTTTAATCATCTGGTACTAATTGGAGGAGGACACTCAAATGTTTCTTTATTGAAGAAATGGTTAATGTTTCCGAAATTAATGCCAGAAATTCCTGTTTCAATTATATCTAGAGATTCTCATTTGGTTTATTCGGCGATGTTCCCATCGGTGATTTCAAAATCAATCACTCTAGAAGAGAGTTTAATTGATATAAAATCTTTAGCAAAAAATGCAAAAGTCTCCTTTATAGAAGAAGAAGTAAAGGATATTGATTTCAATTTAAAGAAAATTATCTTAAGTAATGATAGACCTTCAATTAATTATTCTAAGTTGGTACTTAATTATGGAAGTCAAACAATAATTCCAAAAGAATTTGAATCACTAGTTAAAAATCGAAATGCTTTTTCAATTAAACCTTTTTTAATGGCTTATGACTCAATACTAAAAGAGGACATTTTTGATTCATTTAATGAACTTCCATTTGTAATTGTTGGGAGTGGCCTTGCTGCAATTGAGGTATCATATGCTTTGCGAAAAAGATGGGGAGATAGACCTTTAAAACTATTATGTGATTCAAGAAAAATTAATAATAAAATTCTAAAAAGTTTATGGAATTCCAATATTGAATTAGTTGAAAAACTTAATTTTGATTATGGCAAAATTCTTTTATGCACTGGAAATACATCTCCGTTATGGGCAAAAAAAAAATTATTAGATATGGATTCTTATGGCAGAATAATTACAAATCAGAATTTACAGATAAAAAGTTTATCTGGAATCTTTGCTGTCGGTGATTGCGCAGTTGTAGGTTCAGCAAAAAGACCAGCATCGGGAGTTTTTGCAGTAAAAGTTGTAAATAAATTAGTACAAAATCTAAAAAAAGATATAGAAGGGAGATCATTAAAAAAGTGGTTTCCTCAAAAGATTGGATTGCAAATAGTAAATATATTTCCAAGCCATCATCTAAAGGCTTTTGCTATTTATCGCAATTTTGTTTTCGGCCCTTCTTTTATTTTTTGGATTTTAAAGCATAAAATTGATCTCAACTTTATTAAAAAGTTCAGATCAAAAAGGCTAATGATGAAGAGTAGTGAAAAAAATATTTCATTGAATGATTGCAGAGGATGTGCAGCTAAAATTCCTCAGTTAGTTTTGAATAAATCATTAATAAATTCTAATTTAAATTCTTTTGCCTCATCACCTGAAGATGCAGTTGAGGTATATCAAAATGGTCAAGATATTATCTTGCAAAGTGTAGATGGATTTCCTGCTTTAGTAAGTGATCCTTGGCTTAATGCAAAAATTACTACTTTGCATGCATGCTCAGATTTGTGGGCATGCGGAGCAAAACTTTCATCCGCGCAGGCTTTAATTTCATTACCAAAAGTTGAAAGGGAATTTCAGAGTTACCTCTTTTCTCAATCACTTCAAGGTATTAAATCAACAGTTGAGGATCATGGAGGTGAATTACTTGGAGGCCATACTTTCGAGGCAAGAAGTTTAGTAAATAAACCTTATTCATTTGGAATAGATATTTCTTTAACAGTTCAAGGTATTTTAAAAAATGGAACAAAACCATGGCTTAAATCTGGAATGAATATTGGAGATATTCTAATGATGTCTAGACCTCTGGGCGTTGGGATTTACTTTGCCGGTCAAATGCAAAATATTAATATTCTAGGCAGTTCTTCTGAAGTAATTAATAATTTAGTAAAGAGTCAGCAATATTTGATTGATGAAATATATCTTTTTCAAAATCAATTTAAAGAATCATTAGTCAGCGCTGCGACTGACATTACTGGATATGGATTTATTGGACATCTTAAAGAAATGGTTGAATCATCTAATTTATATAGGCAAAGCAATAATCTTGAGCCACTAAAAGTTTTATTAGATTTATTTGCATTTAAAGCTTATCCTGGAGTATTTGATTTAATAAGAAAAGATGTTAAAAGTACTTTCTTTGAATCTAATAAAGAAATTTTTGACAAAATTTATAAAGTAAATAAGCAAAAAAGAATAATTCATTTTTTAAACGAAAATTCATTAGATCAAGAGACTTTTAAAGAGAGAATATCATTACTATTAGATCCTCAAACATGTGGACCCTTGTTGATTAGTTGCAATCGTAAATATGAAAATGTTCTAAAGGATAAATGGTACAAGGTTGGAGAGGTTGTAGAAATGTAATTAATTTCTATTTAATTTGTCAATTTCCAAATATCTTAATCTTTTGATTTCCTTGCCCATCTCCTCCCCTGAGTCCCATCCTTCTTTTTTTAATGTTTCTCCATCTTTTTTTGATTTTATGAATTTGTAAATAAATAACCACTTAAACAATTTACTCCAGTATTTTCCTCCATCACAAATTAATAATTTAACTGTCTCATCATTAAGGTTTCTGTCCTCAATAAATTCTGTCCAACTTGATGGAGAAAAATGATTGAAAGTTTTTTGGTTTGTATTTAATATCTTTTTGATATTTATATA
This window contains:
- the mtnP gene encoding S-methyl-5'-thioadenosine phosphorylase; the protein is MNKEHLLPIEKSRLGVIGGSGFYSMDQMEYLRELEINTPYGKPSDSIKVYNLGNLEIAFIPRHGRTHSLNPSEIPYKANIWALRSIGVRWIIAPSAVGSLQEQIRPLDIVVPDQFIDRTKNRPATFFNEGAVAHVTMGDPFCTNLSRILSEIGEKNIPGGRQLHRGGTYLAMEGPAFSTRAESNLYRSWGCSIIGMTNHTEARLAKEAEIAYSSLSMVTDYDCWHQTHQEVSVEMVLDNLRSNTEVANKIIFEVAKLIEKERPKSKSHFSLKDGLITQKENIPSSTKEKLRIFTDSY
- the psbF gene encoding cytochrome b559 subunit beta; the encoded protein is MTNSQAPMQAAEVRVYPIFTVRWLAVHALAIPSVFFLGSIAAMQFVAR
- a CDS encoding NADH dehydrogenase subunit K, whose amino-acid sequence is MNPQLSPKAIREIREGTCNPLGAPQVTTDLSENIILTSLDDLHNWARLSSLWPLLYGTACCFIEFAALIGSRFDFDRFGLVPRSSPRQADLLIVAGTVTMKMAPALVRLYEQMPEPKYVIAMGACTITGGMFSADSTTAVRGVDKLIPVDLYLPGCPPRPEAIFDAVIKLRKKVGNESILERTKTEQTHRYITSDHEMNLVFSENTGEYLNKTSANVIPPSKKEKVTEFPENTKTEIFDTKED
- a CDS encoding ABC transporter ATP-binding protein, producing MKKTKHAVETKDLSISWGKVNVLNNLNFELNQGEKLAIVGPSGSGKSTILKILAGLILPTKGELKIFGQKQTYLRLDQNNPPDVRLVFQNPALLGSLTIEENVGFLLKRNKKLSKKLIHEIVSECLAQVGLFNVENKLPNELSGGMQKRVSFARALITDQTLNSDSKPLLLFDEPTAGLDPIASSRIEDLINKTNNTANGSSIVVSHVLSTIERTSDKVLMLYGGKFRWAGSINEFKESNDPYVFQFRHGKLDGPMQPKDI
- a CDS encoding photosystem II reaction center protein J, which encodes MSKLKGPDGRIPDRLPDGRPAVAWERRWTEGTLPLWLVATAGGIAVIFVLGIFFYGSYQGVGAGG
- a CDS encoding photosystem II reaction center protein L, producing the protein MQVNENPNKVPVELNRTSLYLGLLSVFVLGILFSSYFFN
- a CDS encoding NAD(P)H-quinone oxidoreductase subunit 3 codes for the protein MFLLTGYEYFLGFLLIAAAVPVLALVTNLIVAPKGRTGERKLTYESGMEPIGGAWIQFNIRYYMFALVFVIFDVETVFLYPWAVAFNRLGLLAFIEALIFIAILVIALAYAWRKGALEWS
- the selD gene encoding selenide, water dikinase SelD, which gives rise to MTFNHLVLIGGGHSNVSLLKKWLMFPKLMPEIPVSIISRDSHLVYSAMFPSVISKSITLEESLIDIKSLAKNAKVSFIEEEVKDIDFNLKKIILSNDRPSINYSKLVLNYGSQTIIPKEFESLVKNRNAFSIKPFLMAYDSILKEDIFDSFNELPFVIVGSGLAAIEVSYALRKRWGDRPLKLLCDSRKINNKILKSLWNSNIELVEKLNFDYGKILLCTGNTSPLWAKKKLLDMDSYGRIITNQNLQIKSLSGIFAVGDCAVVGSAKRPASGVFAVKVVNKLVQNLKKDIEGRSLKKWFPQKIGLQIVNIFPSHHLKAFAIYRNFVFGPSFIFWILKHKIDLNFIKKFRSKRLMMKSSEKNISLNDCRGCAAKIPQLVLNKSLINSNLNSFASSPEDAVEVYQNGQDIILQSVDGFPALVSDPWLNAKITTLHACSDLWACGAKLSSAQALISLPKVEREFQSYLFSQSLQGIKSTVEDHGGELLGGHTFEARSLVNKPYSFGIDISLTVQGILKNGTKPWLKSGMNIGDILMMSRPLGVGIYFAGQMQNINILGSSSEVINNLVKSQQYLIDEIYLFQNQFKESLVSAATDITGYGFIGHLKEMVESSNLYRQSNNLEPLKVLLDLFAFKAYPGVFDLIRKDVKSTFFESNKEIFDKIYKVNKQKRIIHFLNENSLDQETFKERISLLLDPQTCGPLLISCNRKYENVLKDKWYKVGEVVEM
- a CDS encoding NAD(P)H-quinone oxidoreductase subunit J; this encodes MEKDDIAQSADLSLEASGFVSQNLSKDGIPNQSLANDHLGIENISVEPSKLYEAVSALKNYGFNYLQCQGGYDEGPGKNLVSFYHFITVDDLQKIGKIKEVRLKVFLKRDSNLSIPSLYKIFKGSDWQERETYDMFGINFVDHPNPKRLLMPEDWRGWPLRKDYIQPDFYELQDAY
- a CDS encoding gluconeogenesis factor YvcK family protein, which gives rise to MNKRKKRVRRLYKYHKKYNFHLLNKISRILSWLLPGLVIKRWMLTSAIGFLTLLLGLSIWTNLSPLYWFTEIFFGLLSGLTKILPVTILGPLISVIGIILIWIGQNRSINSIQKALVPEKNTFLVDALRVKSKLNRGPNIVAIGGGTGLSTLLKGLKNYSSNITAIVTVSDDGGSSGILRKQLGVQPPGDIRNCLAALSNEEPILTRLFQYRFSEGSGLEGHSFGNLFLSALTTITGSLEKAVQASSKVLAVQGQVLPATNIDVMLWAELEDGEKIFGESNISKSKKLISRIGYLPENPAALPSALESIKDADLIVLGPGSLYTSLLPNLLVPEIVDALLQSNAPKIYISNLMTQPGETDGLDVYQHIKSIEKQLSNFGVNTRIFSGILSQIQFESSPLIDYYESRGAEPVECNKEKLLSEGYYVLQAPLYSKRITPTLRHDPRRLARAVMFMYRKLKKLN
- the psbE gene encoding cytochrome b559 subunit alpha produces the protein MAAGSTGERPFFEIITSIRYWIIHAVTLPAIFIAGFLFVYTGLAYDAFGTPRPDSYFQSSESKAPVVTQRYEAKSQLDLRTK
- a CDS encoding photosynthesis system II assembly factor Ycf48 — its product is MKKFITSIPNLLLSVLLCFVLSSCSSTGVKLSDSSPWKTIQFEDQANALDVDFIDEKNGFLVGSNRLIMESNDGGETWEKRNLDLPSEENFRLLDIDFKGEEGWLIGQPSLVMHTLDAGKNWTRLSLGNKLPGQPFLITTVDAGVAELATTAGAIYETSDSGESWNAKVVDASGSGGVRDLRRTNKGDYVSVSSLGNFFSTLEKDSNAWIAHQRASSKRVQSIGFNPEGSLWMLSRGAEIRFNEDTNDLENWSKPIIPILNGYNYLDMGWDPNGDIWAGGGNGTLIVSKDQGKTWNRDPIASELPTNYIKIVFLDKEALDKQKGFVLGERGYILKWNS
- a CDS encoding rubredoxin; this encodes MSENIQPASEENKIVEDFEKEKLSENPSGVNVEQPTFNLEQNRFECRSCGYIYDPSEGNKKLNIPKNTPFSELDGNTFACPVCRAGKNFYKDIGPKSKPSGFEENLVYGFGFNSLPPGQKNILIFGGLAFAAAMFLSLYSLH